One genomic region from Oncorhynchus clarkii lewisi isolate Uvic-CL-2024 chromosome 21, UVic_Ocla_1.0, whole genome shotgun sequence encodes:
- the LOC139378486 gene encoding sodium-coupled neutral amino acid symporter 2-like, with amino-acid sequence MKQATAKTEMSRFNISPDEDSSISSNSHEYSSCPTKKVPIDSQYPDMDAESQNFLPDYHLDKKKYETDYHPGTASFGMSVFNLGNAIMGSGILGLSYAMANTGIALFVILLVAVSIFSLYSVHLLLKTANEGGSLVYEQLGYKAFGMPGKLAASISITMQNIGAMSSYLYIVKYELPIVIQAFMGATNGEWYANGDYLVILVSVVIILPLSLLRNLGYLGYTSGFSLLCMVFFLIVVIYKKFQIPCPFIPNMDVILNETVSKVLNNTVGFLNTTAVVYNEDVCTPKYFVFNSQTVYAVPILTFAFVCHPAVLPMYEELKDRSRRKMQGVANVSFLAMFIMYLLAALFGYLTFNVNVEPELLHTYSKVYKSDVILLIVRLAVLTAVTLTVPVVLFPIRTSVNQLLCASKEFSWIRHTIITMVLLASTNCLVIFVPTIRDIFGFIGASAAAMLIFILPSAFYIKLVKKEPMKSVQKIGASIFLCSGFFVMIGSLTLITLDWINNASQASDGH; translated from the exons ATGAAACAGGCCACTGCAAAAACAGAGATGAGCCGCTTCAACATTTCCCCGGATGAGGATAGCAGTATCAGTTCCAATAGTCATGAATACAGTTCCTGTCCAACCAAGAAGGTTCCTATTGACAG TCAATATCCCGATATGGATGCGGAGAGTCAAAACTTCCTTCCAGACTACCACCTGGACAAGAAGAAGTATGAAACAGATTAT CATCCGGGCACCGCCTCTTTTGGAATGTCGGTCTTCAACCTGGGCAATGCTATTATGGGCAGTGGCATCCTTGGTCTCTCCTATGCCATGGCCAACACTGGCATTGCACTCTTTGT AATTCTCCTGGTGGCTGTGTCCATCTTCTCCCTGTACTCTGTGCACTTGCTTCTAAAGACAGCCAATGAAGGAGGGTCGCTGGTCTATGAACAGCTGGGTTACAAGGCCTTCGGCATGCCCGGGAAACTGGCTGCATCCATCTCCATCACCATGCAGAACATCGGAG CCATGTCCAGCTACCTCTACATTGTGAAGTACGAGCTGCCGATCGTTATCCAAGCCTTCATGGGAGCTACCAATGG AGAGTGGTATGCGAACGGGGACTATCTTGTGATCTTGGTGTCAGTTGTCATCATCCTGCCACTCTCACTTCTCAGGAACCTTG GTTACCTTGGTTACACAAGTGGTTTCTCCCTGCTTTGCATGGTGTTCTTCCTGATTGTG GTGATCTATAAGAAGTTCCAGATCCCGTGCCCTTTCATCCCTAACATGGACGTGATACTGAACGAGACGGTTAGCAAGGTCCTGAACAACACGGTGGGCTTCCTCAACACCACCGCCGTCGTCTACAACGAGGACGTCTGCACACCCAAATACTTTGTCTTCAACTCTCAG ACTGTGTATGCTGTTCCTATCCTGACGTTCGCCTTTGTCTGCCACCCCGCCGTCCTGCCCATGTACGAGGAGCTTAAAGA TCGTTCCCGTAGAAAGATGCAGGGCGTGGCCAACGTGTCTTTCCTGGCCATGTTCATCATGTACCTGCTGGCTGCTCTCTTCGGATATCTGACCTTCAACG TGAATGTGGAGCCCGAACTTCTGCACACCTACTCCAAGGTCTACAAGTCTGACGTGATCCTACTCATCGTTCGTCTGGCCGTGCTGACAGCTGTCACCCTGACTGTCCCTGTGGTGCTGTTTCCC atcCGCACGTCGGTCAACCAGCTGCTGTGTGCCTCCAAGGAGTTCAGCTGGATCCGccacaccatcatcaccatggtTCTGCTGGCCAGCACAAATTGTCTGGTCATCTTCGTCCCCACCATCAGAGACATCTTCGGCTTCATTG GTGCATCTGCGGCAGCCATGTTGATCTTCATCCTGCCCTCGGCCTTCTATATCAAACTGGTCAAGAAGGAGCCCATGAAGTCTGTGCAGAAAATTGGG gcaTCCATCTTCCTGTGCAGTGGTTTCTTCGTCATGATCGGCAGCTTGACCCTCATCACCCTTGACTGGATCAACAACGCCTCACAAGCCTCCGATGGACACTAG